Part of the Natrialbaceae archaeon AArc-T1-2 genome, CTGGGTCGCCCGCCTCGAGGATGGCGTCCTCGAGGTCGCCGCGCCCGTAATCGAGGACCGTCTCGGCTCCCATCTCGGCGAGTCGGTCGTGGTACTCGGGGGAGGCGGTGGTCGTCACGTCGGCACCTGTCGCGGCCGCCAGTTGGACGGCGAGGTGGCCGACGCCGCCGCTGCCGCCGTGGACGAGTGCCCGCTCGCCCGGCGAGAGATCGCAGGCGGCGATCAGTGACTGCCAAGCGGTGACCCCAACGAGCGCGCCGGCCGCGGCGGTCTCGACGGAAACGGCGTCGGGAAGCGTTGCGGCGAACGTCTCGGGGACGGCGACGTACTCGGCGCAGGTCCCCTGGTGGTCGTTCCCGAGCCCGGTCGCGACGATCCGGTCACCCTCCTCGAGGTCGGTCTCTGCACCCGTCGCCTCGACGACGCCGGCCACGTCGGAACCGGGGATCCAGGGGAGATCGCCCGGCGGGTACGAGCCCTCCCGGAAGTAGGTGTCGACGGGGTTTACCGCCGCCGCCCCGACGCGAACGAGCAGTTCGTCGGCTCCCGGTTCGGGCCGGGAGACGTCCTCGACGTCCAGCACCTCGGGGCCACCGTGGTCGTGGTATCGTACGGCGCGCATATTGGCACCGACGGAAGCCGGCACCAAAAACCCGGCCGAACCGGCGGCGGTACCCGGTTCGTCAGTCCCTGGCTTTCTCGTCGGCCCGGTCGGCCTCGAGCGCTTCGGGGTCGCGTTCGTTCGGATCGCCGTGTCCGCCGCCACCGGGTGTGCGAACCGTCACCGTCGTCCCCGCACCGACGTCGACGGTCGTCTTCGCCGGAACCGGTTCGCCGTCGATCAGGTTCTCCCCCGGCCGTCCGTCCTCGCCGCCTGCGACGCCGCCTGGAGCGTGACGACGTCGCTCGGTCAGAAGCGAGACCGTCGCGTCGGTCTCGACGGCGACGGTTCGCTCGAGGCCGAGCCCACCACGGTGTTTGCCGCGGCCGCCGCTGTCCTCACGCAGGGCGTATCGCTCGACGCGAAGCGGATACTCCGTCTCGATGGATTCGACGGGTGTGTTGAGCGTGTTCGTCATTCCGACCTGGACGCCGTCCATGCCATCGCGCTCGGCTCGGGCGCCGAAGCCGCCGGCGATGGTCTCGTAGTAGGTAAAGGAGCCGTCTCTCGCGCCGACGGTCAGGTTGTTCATCGTCCCCTGTCCCTGGGCGGGGACGCGATCGGGTGCGGCTTCGGCGAGCGCCGCGAAGACGACGTCGGTCACGCGCTGGCTGGTCTCGACGTTACCGCCGACGACGGCCGCGGGCGGCTCGGGGTTCAGCAGCGTTCCGTCGGGCGCATAGACGGAGACGGGCGCGTAACAGCCGTGGTTCGGCGGGATCTCGGGATCGGTGACACAGCGGACGACGAAGTAGACCGCGCTCTTTGCGACCGCGATCGGCGCGTTGAGGTTGCCCTCGAGCTGGTCTGCCGTCCCCGAAAAGTCGACCTCGATCTCGTCGCCGTCGATCGTCACCGTGACGGCGATCTCGACGTCCTCGTCGGTGACGCCGTCGCCTTCTAAGACGTCCGTCGCCTCGTAAGAGCCGTCCGGCAGCGTCTCGATCTCGCTCGCGATCCGATCGCGGGAATACTCGATCACGGCGTCGAAGCCGTCGAGGACGGTCTCGCGGCCGTGCTCGTCGAACAGCGAAACGAGACGCGTTTCGGCGCGGTCGTTCGCCGCCAGCTGTGCCCGGAGGTCGGCCCGGCGCTCGCGGGCGTTTCGGACGTTCGCGAGCACGATCGACCGGACGTCTTCGCGAATCTCGCCGTCCGCGACGAGGCGAACCGGCGGGAGCCGCAGTCCTTCCTGGTAGATCTCTCGTGCACCCGCGGGCATGCTGCCGGGAGCCATCCCGCCGACGTCGGCGTGGTGTGCCCGTGAGACGGCGTAGCCGACGATCTCGCGGTCGTCACCGTCGCCCGGTGCGAGCGGCGAAACCATCGTCACGTCCGGCAAGTGGGTACCGCCCCGGAACGGGTCGTTGAGCACGAAGACGTCGCCCGGTCGGGGGTCGCACTCGCGGACGGCGTCGACGGCTTCGGGCATCGCGCCGAGGTGAACCGGGATGTGTTCGGCCTGGGCGATCATCCGCCCCGCCGCGTCGAACAGCGCCGTCGAACAGTCCCGTCGTTCCTTGATGTTCGGCGAGTACGCCCCGCGGATCAGGGTCTGGCCCATCTCCTCGGCGACGCTCTCGAGCTGGTTGCGAAGCACTTCCAGCGTGATCGGGTCGACGTCGTCGGTCGCGTCGGTCATTGCTCCACCCCCTCTCGAGTCATCGTGAGCGTTCCGTCTTCGAGCACCTCACCCGCCCACATCGGCGGGATGACGGTCGTACTCTCTGCCTGCTCTAAGATCGCCGGCCCGGAGACCGTCGTCCCCGACTCGAGGCGATCGCGGTCGTAAACCGTCGTCTCCCGCGCCCCGACGCCGGGGAAGTGTGCTTCTCTGGTTCCGAGCAGGGCACCGCCCTCGCCGGCGTGACGGACGACGGGTTCGTCCCCCTCGACGGTCGCCGTCGCTCGCAGATTGACGATCTCGATCTCCTCGTCCATCCGGTAGCCGTAGGCCCGTTCGTGGGCCGCGTGGAACCGCTCGGCGACGGCCCCGACGTCGACGCTCTCGTCGACGGAGACGGTGAGTTCGAAGCTCTGCCCGGCGTACCGACAGTCCGCGGCCCGTTCGACGACGGCCGCGTCGGGATCGGAGGTATCCGCGAGCACGTCGGCGACGAGGTCGGCGTAGACGTCCTCGAGGTGGGCTCGCTCGACCGTCGATAGATCGACGCTTACGGTCCGGACGGCGTCGTAGCTCTCGTCGGCCGCCAGTAGACCAAAGGCAGAGAGGACGCCGCTGGGTCGCGGGACGATCACGCGGTCGATCTCGAGCGCCTCTGCGAGTGCCGCCGCGTGCATCGGGCCGGCACCGCCGAAGGCGACGAGCGCGAACGCGCGCGGATCGTATCCGCGTTCGACCGTCACCGACCGGATCGCTCGGGTCATCGTCGCGTTCGCCACGCGGTAGACCCCGCGGGCAGCCTCGAGTGCGTCCTCGAGGCCCGCCTCGTCGGCGAGGTCCTCGAGCGCGCCGTAGGCGGCCTCAACGTCCAGGGTCATCTCACCGCCCAGGGCCGTCTCGGAACCGATGTACCCAAGCACGACGTTCGCGTCGGTCACCGTCGGTTCGGTGCCGCCGCGGTCGTAGCAGACGGGGCCGGGTTGGGCTCCTGCCGATCGCGGGCCGACGCGGAGTGCGCCGCCGGCGTCGATCCAGGCGATCGAGCCGCCGCCCGCGCCGACGGTGGTGACGTCGACCATCGGCGTGCGGATCGGGACGCCCGCGATCTCCGAATCCGTCGTCCGTTCGGCTTCCCCATCGCGGACGAGGCTGACGTCGCTCGAGGTCCCGCCCATGTCGAAGGTGACCAGCCCGTCGACACCCTCGTCGTCGACGGTCGCCGCGGCACCGACGACGCCGGCGGCGGGGCCGGACATCGCCGTCGTCACGGCGCGTGTCCGTACCGTCTCCGGGTCGGCGATGCCGCCGTTTGCCTGCATGATTCGCGGTTCGGGAATCCCCTCCGATCGAGCCTCTTCGACCAGCCGCCCGACGTAGCCTTCGATTACGGGTCGGACGTAGGCGTCGGCAGCCGTCGTCGAGGTGCGCTCGTACTCGCGAAACTCCGCGAGCACCTCGTGGGAGGCCGACACCGGCACCTCGAGTTCGTCTCTCAGGGTCTCGGCGACGACGCGTTCGTTCTCGGGGTCGGCGTAGGCGTGCAGCAAGGAGACGGCGACGGCCTCGACGTCTCGCTCTCGTACGGTTTCGGCGAGCTCTCGGACCTCATCGGGATCGACCGACCGCTCGACGCCGCCGCCGGTCGTTCGCTCGTCGATCTCGAATCGACGGCGTCGTGGGACGAGTGGCTCCGGCTTCTCCGCCTCGAGGTCGTACAGATCCGGCCGATCCTGGCGACCGATCTCCAAGACGTCCCGGAATCCGTCGGTTGTCACGAGCGCCGTCTTCGCCCCGCCGCGCTCGAGCAACGCGTTGACCGAGACGGTCATCGCGTGGGCGAACGTCTCGAGGTCGCTCGGGACGATCCCGGCCTGCTCGCAGGCTTTCGCGATACCCTCTAAGACGCCGACGCTCTGGTCGTCGGTCGTCGGCACTTTTGCCGTCACGAGCCGGTCGTCGACCGACAGTGTCACGTCGGTGAACGTGCCGCCGACGTCGACGCCGACTCGCGTGGCGGTGGTCGATGCGTCCCGTTCGGTGTCGTGTGGCTCTGTCATAATGGAGGAGTTTCAAGACGTCTGGCGTCGGTAGCGAACGCCGCCGTGGCGAGCGCCTCCGCCCCGACCGTTTTCAACTGTCCGACGACTCCCATGTTCGGTATCCACTTGCAACCTTCTCTGACTCGTCCAAAAGGGTTCGGAGACGCGGTCGGCGGCCGCGACGAACTCGGGATCAGGCTCGCCGCCGGCCTCGGTCTCGGTCACGAGACGCTCGAGAGCCGCGTTCGAGTCGTCGTCGAGCGATACCGTCACACGCCGGGTCATGAGACGACGGACGAACGCGAGACGGGTATATACACCCGGTCATGATTCGTTCAACAGTCGGCTGCCGGGAGTGGCCTCGATACGGGTTCAGTCGGCCATTCAGTCCACGAGACCGTTGACTGGACCATGACCGGGTGTATAGTTCACGTCCGGCGGCGACGACTCGGACTCGAGGGCGTCCGTCGAGAGCCCGCCCCATACTCGGTCGAAACCTCCCTAAATGTCTTTTCCCATATGATATAGTTGTACTATCATATATATTATCTAATTACGGCTCGACGAACTGCGTTGGTCGCCTTCGATCTCCAATATCGGTTTGTGAGTCGGTGTATCGCCAGATATAGCCACATACTGGCGTATTTCGACGGCTTCACATAACAAATCTCCGATAGTATCGAATCCGGAGTATCTATCTGCGTCAAACCGGCTACCTAGCGCACGTATCGCCGCAATCGAGCACGGTATCGATCCCACGTCTTGTATATCGCGTCACAGCGCCGACTGACGTCTGCCGTCGGATTATTGCAGATCTTTCAGATTAGCATATGGAATGTGAATATGATGATTGGAGTCCCCCACGTTACAGCGGCGGCATCACTGGGTCCGCCCGTCACGGCTCGCCGACTCGGCGCGATCTACCGGGTCTGGCTATACTCTTCGATCCACTCCTGGAGCGTGACTCCCATCGCGGACCGGGTAATCGCGTTCGAGGACGCCGAGTTGGCGGACTTGACCAGTTCTGCCTCGAGCGTTCGCGTCGGTACTTCGCCGAGGAAGTGCGGGATCGCCCGCTGGACCGCGAGGGGACAGCCGACCTCGTGAGCCAGCGCGTAGCCGGAGATCGAGTGGGGGACCTCCTCGCTCGCGTAGCGTTCCCGGTCGGGTTCCTCGAGGAGGTCGGCGTCGACGACGTCGACGTACTCGTAGCACTTGCCCACGTCGTGGAGCAGGCAGGCGGCGACGATCACGTCCTGGTCGGG contains:
- a CDS encoding HD domain-containing protein, with the protein product MTAPPGYEAQIREAYPELEEIGDDDLRAKVVEAWRLGLERGGWRDIEDIPYAWNIHEVTNVEHVRGVTKIALESAAVQREFHGADPDQDVIVAACLLHDVGKCYEYVDVVDADLLEEPDRERYASEEVPHSISGYALAHEVGCPLAVQRAIPHFLGEVPTRTLEAELVKSANSASSNAITRSAMGVTLQEWIEEYSQTR
- a CDS encoding NADPH:quinone reductase is translated as MRAVRYHDHGGPEVLDVEDVSRPEPGADELLVRVGAAAVNPVDTYFREGSYPPGDLPWIPGSDVAGVVEATGAETDLEEGDRIVATGLGNDHQGTCAEYVAVPETFAATLPDAVSVETAAAGALVGVTAWQSLIAACDLSPGERALVHGGSGGVGHLAVQLAAATGADVTTTASPEYHDRLAEMGAETVLDYGRGDLEDAILEAGDPDAILDHRLDDYLGLDCRVAAFDGDIAAIGNTDLEATFPNVPAARGKALSVHHVSMFNTPDIGAVLGRLVRLYERGDVEPVVSRTYDLEAVAAAQEDVVTESYLGKLVVVP
- a CDS encoding hydantoinase/oxoprolinase family protein, producing the protein MTEPHDTERDASTTATRVGVDVGGTFTDVTLSVDDRLVTAKVPTTDDQSVGVLEGIAKACEQAGIVPSDLETFAHAMTVSVNALLERGGAKTALVTTDGFRDVLEIGRQDRPDLYDLEAEKPEPLVPRRRRFEIDERTTGGGVERSVDPDEVRELAETVRERDVEAVAVSLLHAYADPENERVVAETLRDELEVPVSASHEVLAEFREYERTSTTAADAYVRPVIEGYVGRLVEEARSEGIPEPRIMQANGGIADPETVRTRAVTTAMSGPAAGVVGAAATVDDEGVDGLVTFDMGGTSSDVSLVRDGEAERTTDSEIAGVPIRTPMVDVTTVGAGGGSIAWIDAGGALRVGPRSAGAQPGPVCYDRGGTEPTVTDANVVLGYIGSETALGGEMTLDVEAAYGALEDLADEAGLEDALEAARGVYRVANATMTRAIRSVTVERGYDPRAFALVAFGGAGPMHAAALAEALEIDRVIVPRPSGVLSAFGLLAADESYDAVRTVSVDLSTVERAHLEDVYADLVADVLADTSDPDAAVVERAADCRYAGQSFELTVSVDESVDVGAVAERFHAAHERAYGYRMDEEIEIVNLRATATVEGDEPVVRHAGEGGALLGTREAHFPGVGARETTVYDRDRLESGTTVSGPAILEQAESTTVIPPMWAGEVLEDGTLTMTREGVEQ
- a CDS encoding hydantoinase B/oxoprolinase family protein: MTDATDDVDPITLEVLRNQLESVAEEMGQTLIRGAYSPNIKERRDCSTALFDAAGRMIAQAEHIPVHLGAMPEAVDAVRECDPRPGDVFVLNDPFRGGTHLPDVTMVSPLAPGDGDDREIVGYAVSRAHHADVGGMAPGSMPAGAREIYQEGLRLPPVRLVADGEIREDVRSIVLANVRNARERRADLRAQLAANDRAETRLVSLFDEHGRETVLDGFDAVIEYSRDRIASEIETLPDGSYEATDVLEGDGVTDEDVEIAVTVTIDGDEIEVDFSGTADQLEGNLNAPIAVAKSAVYFVVRCVTDPEIPPNHGCYAPVSVYAPDGTLLNPEPPAAVVGGNVETSQRVTDVVFAALAEAAPDRVPAQGQGTMNNLTVGARDGSFTYYETIAGGFGARAERDGMDGVQVGMTNTLNTPVESIETEYPLRVERYALREDSGGRGKHRGGLGLERTVAVETDATVSLLTERRRHAPGGVAGGEDGRPGENLIDGEPVPAKTTVDVGAGTTVTVRTPGGGGHGDPNERDPEALEADRADEKARD